DNA sequence from the Malus domestica chromosome 06, GDT2T_hap1 genome:
TCCGAAATCTTCGCCTCTTCAGTGTATCCTGGACAAAAGCGAATGTCAGTGGTGAGAGCGGGGTTTGAATCGTTTGACATATTTATCTAAACCATCTTCTGAAGGACATTTCCATATAGTTTATATGATTATATTTCCACTGCCTATTTCAGCTCCTATCAACCTCACCTGTATTACAGATACCAGGTCACTAACTTCCGGTAGTGTTCTGAGCATTAAGCAAATTATAAATACTGCCAATTTTATTTGACCACAAATAGCTCCCCGTCTTCAATTTTCCGGAATCCCTGAGGTCACCTAATAAAATTATATTCTTCCTGCTTTTATAAGTTGTGACAAGTCTGTCTTAATGTTGTATTATATATGTGTGCGTGTGCAAGCACGCTGCACGTGACTCTAGCAGCAGGTAGCTAATCATGGACCATCAGATTTGATATTAAAATCTTTCGATGGTCATGACTCGGGATTAAAGCACCAAATTCTAATGGTTGATCTCTAGCTATAGGAAAAGATCAAACAATCGAGGATAAGCTACTTAGGTTAATAATCGAGTCTTtctgtatatgtgtgtgttagAGAAAGCAGAAGAAGAATTATCTACTAACCAGTTCCTGTTGAAGTTGCTGTGTTTGTCTAACAGATGCATCTCTTTCTTCCTTCAGGCGCTGAAAAGCCTGATTTTACatgtaaaataattttaaagtgttagaatATGAAATGAATTCAAATATATTATGAATCGCTGCAATAAGCCTATCAAGACATTTTATACTGGACTGCTACAAGTTAACAGTAAGCACGGAAAGAAAGTCAACTAAACAAATGGGAGCAcataattttcatataattcCAAAAACAAGTCAGATGGTTCAAGCTTCACATGAtttcgtaattttttttttattattaatttttagacATACGATTTTTCTGCAGATATCTAATATGTGGAAAAAACTTCGAACAAATCCTAATAAATTGTGATTAAAACATGCTAAACCACTCACTTCATTCATCGACCACATTTAATCACTAGAAGTCAATActtgatgttttttttctttctatatacgctttgtattgcaagtgatgaaatgtaacaTGCAACACAATCTTTGGATTAAGTTTGTGAAGCAGTGGATTAAAGAACTTCCCTAAGCCCAGAACAATAAGATGTACATCCATGATTCATTATtacacaaaaacacaaacacatttGAGAAAACCCAAACGGAAAGCACCACAAGACTCACAGAATTAGTATCAAGACTATGCATGGAGCTCCTCATAGCTTCATCTTCTGAGTTTCCTTGAGCGCCCGAAGCGACATACACAACTCTAAGCTTGCACTCCTCTAAAACCCTTCCACTTTCCTTAGTGAACTAGAATAACATTAAAGAACAAGTAGTTATTTAAAATGACAAATCAAGCTAGTGAAACAGAGTAACTGATGCCCAACTTAAAATTCTTACAGTATCTTGTGGAAGGTCATCAACATCAGTATTTGGAGGCACTGTTGTACTTTGTAGAAGAAATTTATCTTTGCACTGCATATCTGGAGGATATTCTCGTTGGGCTTGGAGGGTGACTGCACACCCAGCAGTTAGTTGGATGCCAGTATTACAAAAGCTTTTAAAGATATCAAAGTGAGTATAATAAACACTTGTAGACGGTACATGAACAATATGTTACATTCTTATGACTGGCCATAATACAATCTTAGATTATGAACTTTCAATTTGAAATAATTGCCTGAGAGGTTCACCAATACTGGATATCACTTGTTGGGCAGTCTCagaggtttctgattttcaagGTGAAGAAATAAGATTATAAAGCAAATGAAAACTGTAAAAACGGGATGAGAAGAGTATTACCTCTGATTACACATGAATCCCAAGCCTGTATAACACCAGTGTTGGGCCGTACAAAATACTTCTTAGGTGAAGTAGTTTTAACCTAGAAACAAGAGcaatgaaaacaataaaaaaaaatgcactaGCGATTTCTATATTGAATAAACATCGAGttatattaaattcatttatGAAAAAAATTGGCACCTTGAAAGCAACATGGTGTTCTGTGTTATTGacaacttttagatcacaaAAGCTTTGCTTTTCCAGCTCAACTGATCAAGAAAGTCAAATTCATTAGTATTTTATCCAACAACATtagcaagaaaagaagaaactttCTATGCCAgaatttgaaaagaaattgCCTGGACATGGCACTAACTATAATCAAAATTATGTACAAGTCCAATATGTATATACGAGGTTCACCCTATTAGCCGGAATTGTTTCAATTTGAACCCTTCCAATGACCAGAGGAGTGCTGGAACCGCTTATCATACGCATAGATAGGTAATTAGGTATATGTGTGTCTTatttatgtgtatatatagaGCAGAACATAAGTATGAAACTTTAGGCAAGCAAATTCATTGGATACAGTTAAGACAAAGGTTAACAGGTGAAGCTCAAAAACCTAAAAGGATACAAATCCAGAGGCCATGAGGTATCCAACAAGAGAAGCAAAATAACAATCAATAAAAAGTACTGGTGTCGGATATGAGGTCAGGCACACATCATTTGTATCAACTAAAGAAATCCCCCTCAAATTTTTTCCATTTGTCACGCATCCGATTATCTGAGTAATCAGTTCAACCATAAATTTACCGTCACTTCATTACGCAAATGTTTTAAGATCATAAACCTTGATGAGCCATAAATATAGTCGAACAATCTGTTGTTTAATCttaattaagaaaagaaaaccaaCAACAATGATTTTTTCCCCCTTCAATTCACCCAGAAAAACAAACACAATCATCGTCAAGGAAATTCCAGTATTTCTGTgttcatgcaattcaattatcctCAAATTCTCCAAAAAATCATCTTTCCACGATCAATTCAGTATAATCATGATCAATTTCCCACAAATAATTCAACTATAAACCCTTCTGATTACCCAGAGCGGCATGCATGTACGTATATGGGCAGTGcgaggggaagagagagagagagagtacataGGAATTTGAGCTCATCAGGAAGAACAGAAATCAACTGTTTACCACCACCGGCACTCATGATGGTCCACCGACAAAAATGCAAAACAATtttgcttctttctttttcttccaaaaTTTCACCAAACAATCTCAAACCCTGCCATTCAAATTACCAGAACAAACCCTAGCTCAGAACAACAGTTACAAAAAGATGAGAGAGAATTAAAGCCTCTGCGAGTACATGGTTgacatagagagagaaagcaagagagagagagaaggtgttTGTGAAAGAAAATGTGCGTATGTgttagtgagagagagagagagagagagagagattgaattGGGAACTAACATATGGCAGAACGCAGGGAGAGGAAGAGGGTACGGATTGCTCGGTCCAACTGCAAATTCGACCTCAGCTTCGGAGATTCAGCCACCAAGATCGGGTTCGGTCCGAGcgagcttcaacaccaaaaccaAAGCTCACCTCCTAATTAGATTTTTGAGAGACAGacagaggaagagagagggggagagggcCCGATGGAAGTGGCGGAGCTTAAGGCGAGGGGAGAGGAGTATTATCAAATATAGCCAAAAATTAaccttaatttcaaaaatgtcaccttttataaaaactttcaaatatatccaaaCTTTTACTTAATTAGACATAAATACCCttaaatttaacaattaaataaattaaaggctttttagctaTTGTCGCCTCAAGCTCCGGTCCAACTTCACCTTTGCTTCTACACTCCACCGCCACAACCCTATCCCCTTCGACCCTCTCATCACCGACATTAAGCACTGCCGCAATTACCTCAAGTGGGAGCAACCGAATTTCAATTATGCCTTCAACGCCGTTTTTCTTACTaatatcatttttagttttaaatataaaaatagctTTTAAAGTTAATCCACATGTTGTTATATGATTGTATTTGTGAGACCCACGTGgcaccacatcatcacactaataaaacaattgattgatttttcacaaaaaaaaataaaatgatcacaatggacaaattcaaagaaagtgtgacagcccgtcccgaacgtatatattattttatcctcGAGAGCGTGGAAATTTCTATTATGCCATTTAATCGTtgagttgtgtgtgtgtaaatgggctaaggttttggaccaattagtTCTATTCCTAATTAATTGGACCCAATTATAACTAAAAGACTTAAGGTTTGATTAGCTGCAatatggaccacacacacacaccaaccaatCATGttgactccctctctctcctacCTCTTGGATTTTCTTCCATTTCCGTACAACCGTACGGtcatttgttaaaccagttTTTCCTTGCACTGATCGAGGCTGTGAAGTTGGTTTTTGTGTTCCTTGTGAGTCCAAGAGCTCATCCATACCCTTGGTGGGACGTGAGGACATCGGGAACTCAAGAACCAAGAAGCTCCGAGGAGGTACATTGTTCACTCGAAGTGATCGCAAGTGTTTCTTaaagttttgagttttttggAGGTCTTAAATTGTCTTCACGAAGCTTTTAGAAGAATTTTGGATGGTTTTGAACGTCGGGAAGCTTGGGTTTGGCGAGTTGTAGGAGTGACTGGAATATCGAAGGATTTTCCGGCGACTTCCCGTTGGTTTTAGGACTCTTAAGTGGTAAGAACTTGTTCCTTTCATCCTAAACTTCATtttggtttaagtttcatggattttggtggAAAAATGAAGGAGATATGAAGCTTTAAAATTTTTCCAGAATCCGGTGATAGCAGCGGTGGCTGGCGCTGGACTTCagcgaaccaaggaagaagaaggagaatattccgtcaaagttgacggaatattctaatgaCATCAGGTAAACATAACGGCATATGCTTttatttaacgaaatattccctaacgccgttagggaatccgtcaaTGTGCTAGGCACGTGCCTACGCGTGGGCCGTGCGTCTGGCTATGCCTTGGCTAGCTCGTGAGGGCGCGTGGGAtgttggaaattttttctaaaaatatggggttgttcctgaggttgagtaggtcacggtggtatattcaaataccccaattgagcaatgtatgagaagttattacctaattttgtttatgtgcttaaaaatatcgtttaaatagttgtttcgcatataggtgagacctatcatgaggacgagcgcagtcaagcaaggcttgggggttacgacccttccacatatcagtgagtgggcttttggtttttagtatgtatttatatagttggtatttttcccataaaacttaattagatggttttatattttgaaatgccatgtcaaagGCTCCTTATGTTTAATTGTGCAttagtatggttatatatatattgttgctcgACGTTATGAcactcaggtaagcttcaggtgagtatattgatggtagtgatGGTGGTGAGTACATTCATGCTGAGATATACTTCAAGATTATTAtactgcaccccggtgttagtgctccgcccgaGGACAAGGTCtagccttcatgtgatcgttcacctcccacaccacactctcaccttagatccaaggcaggtgacagcctgtcgtacataccacattaggtggttccgactcgtaggtgacttgcaatACTTCACACAACCTTCACGTGTTCTAGCACTTAAGCGTATTTACTTACACCTAGCATGTTGtatagaccacattaggtggttccgactcgtgtgcagaatttgattgatgagttgtagacccagccgtacaggtcactttaggtgactccggctggcttattatttcatattgattAATTGCACCTGACTTATTTCTTTCTGAGATTTGACATGGTATATTCAATGGATTTGttattttgaatatgatttagAGATATAATCGTatatgctattttgtgggaattatacaggttttatggcgatgggttactacttttgataaatgaaatggttttggaaagttttgtttttttgcccactcacactttctgttttatgcccctccaggttttaggtaggagtGCTCGTTGTTGGCTCACGAGGAACTCACATCAGTTCTGACAGATTATCACTAATGTAGGACCATATTTgatattgtataattagtactcgTCCTACTGGACTAtacttaggctacttatgctctgatcaTTTAgtgctctagttggtttggtttttatttattggcATTTCCTTATATTAatattgcttccacactgtgcacatg
Encoded proteins:
- the LOC103420181 gene encoding vesicle-associated protein 2-1-like isoform X1; its protein translation is MSAGGGKQLISVLPDELKFLFELEKQSFCDLKVVNNTEHHVAFKVKTTSPKKYFVRPNTGVIQAWDSCVIRVTLQAQREYPPDMQCKDKFLLQSTTVPPNTDVDDLPQDTFTKESGRVLEECKLRVVYVASGAQGNSEDEAMRSSMHSLDTNSNQAFQRLKEERDASVRQTQQLQQELDTLKRRRFRKGDPGFSFTFAIFVGLIGLMVGFLLKLSLSSPTTE
- the LOC103420181 gene encoding vesicle-associated protein 2-1-like isoform X2 yields the protein MSAGGGKQLISVLPDELKFLFELEKQSFCDLKVVNNTEHHVAFKVKTTSPKKYFVRPNTGVIQAWDSCVIRVTLQAQREYPPDMQCKDKFLLQSTTVPPNTDVDDLPQDTFTKESGRVLEECKLRVVYVASGAQGNSEDEAMRSSMHSLDTNSAFQRLKEERDASVRQTQQLQQELDTLKRRRFRKGDPGFSFTFAIFVGLIGLMVGFLLKLSLSSPTTE